The Nicotiana tomentosiformis chromosome 9, ASM39032v3, whole genome shotgun sequence genome contains the following window.
CTTAAAGGCAGGGgaaggtctgcgtacactttaCCCACCccagacctcacttgtgggactacactggatatattattgttgttgttgttgttggtggtgttCAGACCAGCTTATCTGCACTTCGACTGTTCCATTGGATTTATTGTGCATCTCCAATCAGCATAGGTATCATTACTATGCCTGTCAAGGCTTAGGCATATGAGACAAAATCACGTACTCCCTTTGTCCCATTTTATGTGGCCATGTTTTGTTGGAcatgaagaaagaaagaaagaatttcGAAACTTGTGATCTGAAACAAGCTATAGACATTTCTATGAATATAAATCAAATCATCAATGGTATAATCGGAATTTTAAAgtcaaattatttctaaatacaGAAAGATGTTATTCTTTTCCGAACATACTAAAATGGAGAGCGTGTCACATAATTGTTGGAATTTGAACCCTGATCTTTCATGCTTTTTACTCACTTAGGCCAATGGTTTTTGTCTTTGCGATCCGTGGGGTATCCTCTAGTTTCTCTTTGTTAATTCAAGTTTTGGCTTACTCTTTGTTTTACTGATTACTGTTGATTTGAGAAACAGGATTGGCATTGTTGGAATTCAAATTAAAAGTGGAATCTGATCCTAATGGAGTTCTTGAAAACTGGAATGCTGATGACTGCGACCCGTGCATGTGGTCTGGTGTTGAGTGTCTGGACGGTAAAATGCAAACGCTGTAAGTCTCTTGTTATGTTATGCATACTCGACTTTTCTAGTTTAGATTGTTTTGACAATAACCTTTCTCTATTGGTTAGTGCTCACTGATTTGATTCTATAACCAGTCTGTTGAACTGATAATGATAAACCAAGTGCAACACACTGAAATCATTTGTTTAGACTATAGTGATCTTTTTATGTCGTTAAATTAGTCGCTCTTTCTTTTTCGCTTGGTTCAGAAATCTCCATGGATGTTCTTTGGAAGGAACACTGGCATCGGAGCTTGGAAATCTTACTCACTTGAGATCGCTGTAAGCTTTTGCTATAGTAATATACTTTCCTTTGACGTTCTTGCTCATTAATGTTACTTTGTGTTATTTACCTGAACCATCTGTAAAAGGTTGTATAATCTTTGATCGACAACTTGGATAAAAAGGAACATAACTGCAGAATCGTCAACTGCATACTTGGTACTATTCTGAATAAATATCTCGTGATCGATAACTGTGTGCCTAATGAAGGAAATGGTTGAAGCTAATAATATTGGTATGCAGAACTGTTCATTGATCTTTTATTAAGAGATTTTTCAGCTTAGTTTAAGTTCATGGAGTTGGAATTTATTGTTTTAAGAGAAGTGTTCAGGTAAACTGTGAAGAACAAAAAGTTTTGTAGGTCAAGTTAATCGGGAGGTAGGGACAGAGGACAGATTAGTTTTGGATTGAGCAATCATCTTTTATCATCTTGTATTCTGCATTTACATTGTTTTCTGCATAAGTTGTTTTTGAATCTTAACAGTATTTCTTCTTGCTCTCTGATTGCTTTCGCAGCATGCTCTCAGGAAACCATTTCTTTGGCGCTATTCCTAAAGAATTTGGACGACTCAATAGGCTCGAAGTGCTTGACTTGAGCGATAATAATTTGAGTGGAACAATTCCAGCAGAAATAGGAGACTTACAATCACTAAGAATCTTGTGAGTCAATGATTTTCATGCGGATCTGTACATACGCATGCACATTCGTGCTGCAGAAGTGAGATCAAAATGCTCATCAACTGTGTCTCATTCTTTTTTCCAGGTTGATTCGTAACAACAACTTTGAAGAGAGTGTTCCTTTGGAAATTGGGAAGCTTCATTTAGTCTCGGAATTGCAATTCGATGACAATCTCACTTCTGGTTTTGTTTCCGGAACTCGCTGTATAAGAAAATTTCGGCATTGGTACGATCTTTTTTTAGCTTTCTGGTATCCTGTCTTAGTCAGTGGCCTTTTTACATAGTTATAGTCAATCTATGTGGTAAAATATATTTTCTAACTGTGCTTGCCTAAGCTGAGGATCtctggaaacagcctctctacctggACAAAGTAAGGGTAAGGTGTGCGTgcacattaccctccccataccccacatGTGGGAATATGCTGGGATGTTGTTGTAGTTGTTTATGTGGTAAAATAAATGAAATTTGTTTGAGgacatttaaaatatatatatatatatataagccaaTAGTTTAATTTCAGAAAATGCTCTTTATATTGAAAAACACCAGCTACTTGATCTACTGCATttctcaaataaggtattttgcATGCTTTTCTCTGATAATTTGATGTCTGTTTCCGGCAGCATTTGGCATGGCAGCATGAAACCATTCAAGATGATAAATTCCTTTATCGAACCAATAAAGGGAACACTTTTCCGTTACCTCAGTTTCTTCCAATTGTAAGTAATTAAACATCTGTTAACATAACGTGTTCGTCATTAAGTTTTGTCATTGAGAAGCATTTTTTTTCAATAGGTCATCCCCTGGAAAGGGCTTTTTGGATGACCATAAAGAGGAGATTGCACGACGTAAGTTAGCCGAACAATCCAGTAATCTTGCTGCTGCTCCTGCTAATATTAAAGGACCATTGGGTCCTGTTATTCAAATGCCGAGTAGTAGAAGTAGTGGTTCATTTCGCGCTGTGCCAAATACCAATGGAATAATTCCTACAAACTTACCTTTCTCACCTCCACAGCATGAGTCTCAAGACAGATTAAATCCCGAGGGGCAGCCTATGAGTGCTTTTAAACAGCCAACTAATGGTGAAACTCCACCTGCCAAAAAATCTGAAAGCCCTTGGAAATATGTAGTTGGGATTTTAGGTGGAGTATTTCTGCTCATTATTGCCGTATCTGTGTTCTTAATCTGCCGAAGCAGAGCAGCTAGAACAATTGGTCCTTGGAAAACTGGACTGAGTGGACAGCTACAAAAAGCATTTGTTACAGGTATTTTGATCAAATTGTGTCAAAAACTGATACTGCTAATATTCTGATTTGTTGGGCTAAAACGGCCTAAGATACTCTTAACATGGTGTGATA
Protein-coding sequences here:
- the LOC104101913 gene encoding protein MALE DISCOVERER 2-like, with the protein product MVLQAMRGRWNIYGIKLLSYFSILILLLEVHGCCSLNSEGLALLEFKLKVESDPNGVLENWNADDCDPCMWSGVECLDGKMQTLNLHGCSLEGTLASELGNLTHLRSLMLSGNHFFGAIPKEFGRLNRLEVLDLSDNNLSGTIPAEIGDLQSLRILLIRNNNFEESVPLEIGKLHLVSELQFDDNLTSGFVSGTRCIRKFRHCIWHGSMKPFKMINSFIEPIKGTLFRYLSFFQLSSPGKGFLDDHKEEIARRKLAEQSSNLAAAPANIKGPLGPVIQMPSSRSSGSFRAVPNTNGIIPTNLPFSPPQHESQDRLNPEGQPMSAFKQPTNGETPPAKKSESPWKYVVGILGGVFLLIIAVSVFLICRSRAARTIGPWKTGLSGQLQKAFVTGVPKLNRSELETACEDFSNIITSGDSYIVYKGTLSSGVEIAVISTTISSLSNWSMHSETAFRKKIDTFSRVNHKNFVNLIGYCEEDEPFTRMMVFEYAPNGTLFEHLHVEEADHLDWPARMRTVMGTAYCLQYMHDLNPPVPHSNLNSKAIFLTDDYAAKITEIDFWSELTAKSKSSSDDLENSELPPLADPEMNVYSFGILLLEIISGKSPYSEEKESLLNLAAKYLHDKQNIISLVDPTLKSFKNNELMVICEVIEQCIQEDPRKRPTIGEAIAKLREAIDVSPNAAVPRLSPLWWAELELLSSEAA